In Paenibacillus phoenicis, one genomic interval encodes:
- a CDS encoding ISNCY family transposase, producing MTRTELKKVVVVEKVLEGHMTNREGAAALGLTERQIIRLKKKYCVEGGAQGIIHKNRGRKPVYALSDELKEQVVTLYQTKYHGSNSCHYAELLEEHEAIQISPSSVRRILLDQGIKQVKPRRRSKAHPPRQRKAQAGMLWQIDATPYAWLENRAPAFALHAAIDDATGIVVGAVFRKNECREGYFLVMQQGIEQYGVPLGLYSDRHTIFRSPNEKLTVEQELAGKTKPLSNFGKAMADLHIEHIKAITPQAKGRIERLWKTFQDRLVIELRLLGVKSMDEANKVLPLLLDKHNRKFAVLPKEADSAYIPLDSAVHLGHIFTVREYRQMGTGNTLSYNGKIYTLAKPIPLRLDAKSTVEVRETLNGEILLWYQGQALPLKRTEKPQRVAEETKKASSAQPRKPAVDHPWRSTVNTMAKLSTKRSSFQDAIYSQHNSYAETSW from the coding sequence TTGACAAGAACAGAACTAAAGAAGGTAGTTGTGGTGGAGAAAGTCCTTGAGGGACATATGACAAACAGAGAAGGAGCAGCAGCCCTAGGGCTGACGGAGCGGCAGATTATTCGACTGAAGAAGAAATATTGTGTTGAGGGAGGAGCGCAGGGAATCATTCATAAAAATCGAGGAAGGAAACCGGTATATGCTTTAAGCGATGAACTAAAGGAACAAGTTGTCACCTTATATCAGACGAAGTATCACGGTAGTAACAGTTGTCATTATGCGGAGTTGTTAGAGGAACATGAAGCGATACAAATTAGCCCCTCGAGTGTGCGTAGAATCCTGCTGGATCAAGGGATAAAACAAGTGAAACCAAGACGGCGCAGTAAAGCACATCCGCCTCGTCAACGTAAGGCTCAGGCCGGAATGCTATGGCAAATTGATGCGACACCTTATGCCTGGCTTGAAAACCGGGCCCCCGCCTTTGCACTACACGCAGCCATTGACGATGCGACAGGCATTGTCGTCGGTGCCGTATTCCGTAAGAACGAGTGTCGTGAAGGCTACTTCTTGGTGATGCAGCAGGGCATTGAGCAATATGGTGTACCCCTTGGTTTATACAGTGATCGGCACACCATCTTCCGATCGCCGAATGAGAAGCTCACCGTGGAGCAGGAGCTTGCCGGAAAAACCAAACCTCTATCCAATTTCGGTAAAGCCATGGCTGACCTACATATTGAGCATATCAAGGCGATTACGCCTCAAGCCAAGGGACGTATAGAAAGGCTCTGGAAAACGTTCCAGGACCGTCTGGTGATTGAACTGCGGCTCTTGGGTGTGAAGTCGATGGATGAAGCAAATAAGGTGCTTCCTCTTCTGCTCGACAAGCACAATCGCAAGTTTGCCGTTCTGCCGAAGGAAGCTGACTCGGCTTATATACCACTTGACTCTGCCGTCCATCTTGGGCATATCTTCACGGTTCGTGAATATCGCCAAATGGGTACTGGCAACACGCTTTCATACAATGGAAAGATCTACACTCTCGCCAAACCGATTCCTCTCCGACTTGATGCCAAGTCTACAGTCGAAGTACGTGAGACTTTAAACGGTGAAATTCTGTTGTGGTACCAAGGACAAGCCTTACCTTTAAAAAGGACGGAAAAACCTCAACGAGTGGCTGAAGAAACAAAAAAAGCGAGTTCTGCGCAGCCACGCAAACCCGCTGTAGATCATCCGTGGAGATCCACGGTAAACACCATGGCTAAGCTTAGCACAAAACGAAGCTCATTCCAAGATGCTATATACTCACAGCATAACAGCTATGCGGAGACCTCCTGGTAA
- a CDS encoding metal ABC transporter ATP-binding protein, with product MKSDATTAQDAVCHDSVIELDHVSFAYQEQQVISDFSFVVRERDFVGVIGSNGAGKTTLLRMMVGLLQPTEGEIRLFGEPIRRFRDWERIGYVPQKNAFNPLFPATVREVVLSGLYNNKKLFRRIGREEQRKCDDALEVMRIGDIQHKRIGQLSGGQQQRVFLARALVNKPDLLVLDEPTVGIDAQTQADFFELIFHMHAHHHMTFLMVSHDIGMIEGKLGQEPRKQCGAIKFYVRHSHEQDCAIPDLQHSLV from the coding sequence ATGAAATCCGACGCAACTACGGCACAGGATGCCGTTTGTCATGACAGTGTAATCGAGCTTGACCACGTTTCCTTCGCGTATCAGGAACAACAAGTGATCTCCGACTTCAGCTTTGTCGTCCGCGAGCGGGATTTTGTAGGCGTGATCGGTTCCAATGGCGCGGGGAAAACCACGCTGCTGCGGATGATGGTCGGTCTGCTGCAGCCAACCGAAGGGGAAATTCGCTTGTTCGGCGAGCCGATCCGGCGCTTCCGCGATTGGGAGCGGATCGGCTACGTGCCGCAGAAGAACGCCTTTAATCCCCTGTTTCCGGCGACGGTCCGCGAAGTGGTGTTGTCCGGCCTATACAATAACAAGAAGCTGTTCCGCCGGATCGGCCGTGAGGAACAGCGCAAGTGTGATGATGCGCTGGAAGTGATGCGGATCGGTGATATCCAGCATAAGCGCATCGGCCAGCTTTCCGGCGGCCAACAGCAGCGGGTATTTTTGGCGCGGGCGCTCGTGAACAAACCCGATTTGCTCGTTTTGGACGAACCCACCGTCGGCATTGATGCTCAGACGCAAGCCGATTTTTTTGAATTGATTTTTCATATGCACGCCCATCATCACATGACGTTTCTGATGGTCTCCCATGATATCGGCATGATCGAAGGGAAGCTGGGCCAGGAACCCCGCAAGCAGTGTGGGGCGATCAAATTTTACGTGCGCCACTCGCACGAGCAGGACTGCGCGATCCCGGATCTGCAGCATTCGTTGGTTTAG
- a CDS encoding metal ABC transporter substrate-binding protein: MFIHRFKRGFVLAAAGLTLLFVLAGCGKNASSGTIVEGKVNVITSFYPIYEFAKTIGGEEANVINLLPTGVEPHDWTPRSQDILNASKAQLFLYNGAGLEGWVPNFLKGLGADAKVKTVEVSQGIDLIEAEGDDGHGHGEEAGHEAETDLDHEEETAAHQVDPHTWVSPKSAIIMAENIKNSYIEVDPEHREAYEARYQELLGQLQALDAKFTEQLSSLPKKEIVVSHQAFGYLCRDYGLTQHAIMGLSPEAEPRAQDLVALSKLVKEKGIRYVFFEELVSDKLAKTLASEAGVDTLVLNPVEGLTKAQAQAGDNYFTLMEKNLQNLIQALQ, from the coding sequence ATGTTTATACATAGATTTAAGCGAGGGTTCGTCTTAGCAGCCGCGGGGCTTACGTTACTGTTCGTTCTAGCAGGCTGCGGGAAGAACGCAAGCAGCGGAACGATCGTAGAAGGCAAAGTGAACGTGATCACCAGCTTTTATCCGATCTATGAATTTGCCAAGACGATTGGCGGCGAAGAAGCGAACGTCATCAATTTGCTGCCGACCGGCGTTGAGCCGCATGATTGGACACCGCGCAGCCAGGATATTTTAAATGCGTCCAAAGCTCAGCTGTTTTTGTATAACGGCGCTGGGCTGGAGGGATGGGTTCCGAACTTTCTGAAGGGCCTAGGTGCAGATGCCAAAGTCAAAACCGTGGAAGTCAGCCAAGGGATCGATTTGATCGAAGCGGAAGGCGATGACGGTCACGGGCATGGCGAAGAAGCCGGGCATGAAGCGGAAACAGACTTGGACCATGAGGAGGAAACGGCGGCCCATCAAGTGGACCCGCACACCTGGGTTAGCCCGAAATCCGCGATCATCATGGCGGAGAATATCAAGAACAGCTATATCGAGGTAGATCCGGAGCACAGGGAGGCTTATGAAGCCCGGTATCAGGAACTGCTGGGTCAACTGCAGGCATTGGATGCCAAGTTCACCGAGCAATTATCCTCGCTGCCTAAGAAGGAAATTGTGGTTTCCCACCAAGCATTTGGCTACTTGTGCCGGGATTACGGACTAACCCAACATGCGATTATGGGGCTGTCACCGGAGGCTGAGCCGCGGGCTCAGGACTTGGTGGCATTGTCGAAGCTGGTGAAGGAGAAGGGCATTCGTTATGTATTTTTCGAAGAGCTCGTTTCGGATAAACTAGCCAAGACGCTGGCTTCCGAAGCTGGTGTGGATACGCTGGTGCTCAATCCCGTGGAAGGACTGACGAAAGCCCAAGCCCAAGCTGGCGATAATTACTTTACGTTGATGGAGAAAAATTTGCAAAATCTGATCCAAGCTCTACAATAA